Proteins found in one Bordetella genomosp. 9 genomic segment:
- a CDS encoding phage portal protein — MTHLVDVRGAPLTQASAPAGASNAAGVEAFSFGDPIPVLDRRDILDYIECLDNGRWYEPPISFHGLARSFRASTHHSSAIYFKANVLASTLIPHPLVTPMLVKELAVNFQTFGNAYVERRTSMTGRVLSLRHAPAKYTRVGKEDDQFYFAPGVADEHQFETGSVFHLKEPDINQEVYGLPEYLSTLQSAWLNESATLFRRRYYNNGSHAGFILYMSDAASSTEDIDKVREAMRAAKGPGNFRNLFLYAPAGKKDGVQVIPISEVAARDDFFNIKNVTRDDILAAHRVPPQLMGIVPGNTGGFGAVLPAAHVFARNEIEPLQGVFKTINAWLGSEMFRFKAYTVEIDG, encoded by the coding sequence ATGACCCATCTCGTTGACGTGCGCGGCGCGCCGCTCACCCAGGCCTCGGCGCCGGCCGGCGCGAGCAACGCTGCGGGCGTCGAGGCTTTCAGCTTCGGCGATCCGATTCCGGTCCTGGACCGGCGCGACATCCTCGATTACATCGAGTGTCTGGATAACGGCCGATGGTACGAGCCGCCGATCAGCTTCCACGGCCTGGCGAGGTCGTTTCGGGCGAGCACGCACCATAGCTCCGCGATCTATTTCAAGGCCAACGTGCTTGCGTCCACGCTGATTCCGCATCCGCTGGTGACGCCCATGCTGGTCAAGGAATTGGCGGTGAACTTTCAGACATTTGGCAACGCCTACGTCGAGCGGCGCACCAGCATGACGGGCCGTGTGCTGTCGCTACGTCACGCGCCGGCGAAATATACTCGGGTGGGAAAGGAGGATGACCAGTTTTATTTCGCGCCGGGCGTTGCCGATGAACACCAGTTTGAAACCGGCTCCGTGTTCCACTTGAAAGAGCCAGATATCAACCAGGAAGTGTATGGCCTGCCGGAATACTTGAGCACACTACAATCGGCCTGGTTGAATGAATCCGCGACGCTCTTTCGGCGCCGTTACTACAACAACGGAAGCCATGCGGGATTCATCCTCTACATGTCGGACGCGGCCAGCAGCACCGAGGATATCGACAAAGTGCGTGAGGCGATGCGCGCGGCCAAGGGGCCGGGGAATTTTCGCAATTTGTTCCTCTACGCGCCGGCCGGCAAGAAGGACGGCGTGCAGGTCATTCCGATCAGCGAGGTTGCTGCGCGTGATGACTTTTTCAACATCAAGAACGTGACGCGCGACGACATCCTGGCCGCGCATCGCGTGCCGCCGCAGCTCATGGGCATCGTGCCGGGCAATACAGGCGGCTTCGGCGCCGTGCTGCCGGCCGCGCATGTGTTCGCACGCAATGAGATCGAGCCGCTGCAGGGCGTGTTTAAGACGATCAATGCGTGGCTCGGCTCGGAAATGTTCCGTTTCAAGGCATATACCGTTGAGATCGACGGTTAG
- a CDS encoding type II toxin-antitoxin system VapC family toxin: MKNQPDQVARRFATCHVGDVIMSAITFAEFEYGVEACSNPGRERANLDALVTLINVAPFDANAARTCGPVRMATRERKKDQLDKLIASHALALGTTLVTNNERDFQVYPGLQVENWVA; encoded by the coding sequence ATGAAGAACCAGCCCGATCAGGTCGCGCGGCGCTTCGCGACCTGCCATGTCGGCGATGTCATCATGTCGGCGATTACCTTTGCCGAGTTCGAATACGGCGTCGAAGCTTGCAGCAATCCTGGCCGCGAGCGCGCCAACCTCGACGCCCTGGTCACCTTGATCAATGTCGCTCCGTTCGATGCCAACGCCGCTCGCACCTGTGGGCCAGTGCGTATGGCCACGAGGGAACGGAAGAAAGATCAACTGGACAAGCTGATCGCATCCCATGCCCTGGCGCTGGGAACGACACTCGTGACGAACAACGAGCGAGATTTCCAGGTCTATCCTGGTCTTCAAGTCGAGAACTGGGTCGCTTAG
- a CDS encoding terminase ATPase subunit family protein gives MLEMAPDIDPRRAARNLYWMGWRVSSIARHLGEKRTTVHSWKTRDKWDAASPVEKVENALETRLAVLIAKTEKDGRDFKEIDLLGRQLERTARVRRFDSGGTEAELNPNLERRNAAPKRRPERNAISDAQAAQLLAAFNDSLFGYQKAWYRAGDQRTRMILKSRQIGATWYFAREAFVDAMTTGRNQIFLSASKAQAHVFKQYIIQFCRDAADVDLKGDPIVLPNGAHLYFLGTNARTAQSYHGNFYFDEFFWVPKFGELNKVASGMALHKQWRKTYFSTPSSISHEAYPLWSGDQFNKRRGKREQANIDVSHAMLKGGLLCADKVWRQIVTILDAEAGGCNLFDIDELRNYEYSPDQFENLLMCKFIDDTASVFPLAMLQPCMVDAMVDWVDVQYFALRRYGYYPVAIGYDPSLSGDSAGCVILALPRTPGGKFRVLERHQWRGMDFAKQAERIKELTQQYNVIDIAIDATGMGQGVYQIVKQFFPAARQITYSPEVKTRLVLKAGDVMRNRRLEWDAGWTDLAQSFMAIRKTLTASGRQVTYDAGRAQDTGHADLAWACMHALDYEPLEGATAESRSLVEIYE, from the coding sequence ATGTTGGAAATGGCCCCCGATATCGATCCGCGACGCGCCGCGCGCAACCTGTACTGGATGGGTTGGCGCGTGTCATCCATCGCCCGTCACCTGGGCGAGAAGCGCACGACCGTGCATAGCTGGAAGACCCGCGACAAGTGGGACGCGGCGTCCCCCGTTGAGAAGGTCGAGAACGCGCTCGAAACCCGCCTGGCGGTATTGATCGCCAAGACGGAAAAGGACGGACGCGATTTCAAGGAAATCGATCTCTTGGGTCGGCAGCTCGAACGCACGGCGCGGGTACGCCGATTCGATAGCGGCGGTACCGAGGCAGAGCTGAACCCTAATCTGGAGCGGCGCAACGCCGCGCCCAAGCGCCGGCCGGAGCGCAACGCGATCAGCGACGCCCAGGCGGCGCAACTCCTCGCGGCGTTCAACGATTCGCTATTCGGCTATCAGAAGGCCTGGTACCGCGCGGGCGATCAGCGTACGCGCATGATTCTGAAATCTCGGCAGATCGGGGCGACCTGGTACTTCGCGCGGGAGGCGTTCGTCGACGCCATGACGACGGGCCGAAACCAGATATTCTTATCGGCCTCCAAGGCGCAGGCGCACGTCTTCAAGCAGTACATCATCCAGTTTTGTCGCGATGCGGCCGATGTGGACCTGAAGGGCGATCCCATCGTCCTGCCCAACGGCGCGCACCTGTACTTCCTGGGTACGAATGCGCGCACGGCACAGAGCTACCACGGCAATTTCTATTTCGACGAGTTCTTCTGGGTGCCGAAGTTCGGTGAGCTGAACAAGGTCGCCAGCGGCATGGCGCTGCATAAGCAGTGGCGCAAGACGTACTTCTCCACGCCATCGAGCATTTCCCACGAGGCGTACCCGCTTTGGTCCGGCGACCAGTTCAACAAACGCCGCGGTAAGCGCGAGCAAGCGAACATCGACGTGTCGCACGCCATGTTGAAGGGCGGTCTGCTGTGCGCGGACAAGGTATGGCGGCAGATTGTCACCATCCTGGACGCGGAGGCGGGCGGGTGCAACCTGTTCGATATCGATGAGCTGCGCAACTACGAATACAGCCCGGACCAATTCGAAAACCTGCTTATGTGCAAGTTCATTGACGATACCGCGTCTGTGTTCCCGTTGGCGATGCTGCAGCCCTGCATGGTCGACGCCATGGTGGATTGGGTGGACGTGCAGTATTTTGCGCTGCGCCGCTACGGCTACTACCCCGTCGCCATCGGCTATGACCCGTCGCTGTCGGGCGATTCGGCCGGCTGCGTGATCCTCGCGCTGCCGCGCACGCCCGGCGGCAAGTTCCGGGTGCTGGAACGGCACCAATGGCGCGGGATGGACTTCGCCAAGCAGGCCGAGCGCATCAAGGAGTTGACCCAGCAATACAACGTCATCGACATCGCCATCGACGCGACCGGCATGGGGCAGGGCGTTTACCAGATTGTGAAGCAGTTTTTCCCGGCCGCGCGGCAAATCACGTATTCGCCGGAGGTCAAGACGCGCCTGGTGCTCAAGGCGGGCGACGTGATGCGCAATCGCCGCCTGGAATGGGACGCGGGCTGGACCGACCTGGCGCAATCGTTTATGGCGATACGCAAGACGCTCACGGCGAGCGGACGCCAAGTGACGTACGACGCTGGCCGCGCGCAGGACACCGGGCATGCGGACCTGGCATGGGCCTGCATGCACGCATTGGACTATGAACCCTTGGAAGGCGCCACGGCGGAAAGCCGTAGCCTTGTGGAGATATACGAATGA
- a CDS encoding Bug family tripartite tricarboxylate transporter substrate binding protein, which produces MSTTLPWAAMASDREVAYPQRAVTLVIGFPPGGSTDALARLLARYLGEALGQKMIIQYKPGAGGNIGAEYASRAAPDGYTLFLGARPNTIHKTMYGGMKYDFSRDLVPVGLVATMQYVMVSGMHARIATIEDVVRIARTYPGAMSCASAGMGTTTHLLCELLQQELDIDMQHVPYNGGAQALTDVMGGRTDIYMASVTEALPHIQAGKLKPIVAMSSIRIPTVPDVATLEEAGAPQLAGLELGNWAGLLVPASTPPYVIAKLNRTINAALTDSGLHDAMARLSFSTPQQPNTPMAFKALIVEETDRWNGILRMRNIKPLH; this is translated from the coding sequence GTGAGCACCACCCTGCCATGGGCAGCCATGGCATCCGATCGGGAAGTGGCCTACCCGCAGCGCGCGGTTACGCTGGTGATAGGTTTCCCGCCCGGCGGGAGTACCGATGCGCTGGCCCGCCTCCTTGCTCGCTACCTGGGAGAGGCGCTCGGGCAAAAAATGATAATCCAGTACAAGCCCGGCGCCGGCGGCAATATCGGGGCCGAATATGCCTCGCGTGCGGCGCCGGACGGCTACACGCTCTTTCTTGGGGCCAGACCAAACACCATTCACAAAACGATGTACGGCGGCATGAAGTATGACTTCTCACGCGACCTGGTTCCGGTGGGTCTTGTCGCAACGATGCAATATGTCATGGTAAGCGGTATGCATGCCCGGATCGCTACCATAGAGGATGTGGTGAGAATCGCCCGAACGTATCCTGGGGCCATGAGCTGCGCGTCTGCCGGAATGGGGACGACAACGCATCTGCTCTGTGAGTTGCTGCAGCAGGAACTGGACATCGACATGCAGCATGTGCCGTACAACGGTGGGGCGCAGGCACTGACGGACGTGATGGGCGGCCGGACAGACATATATATGGCAAGTGTCACCGAAGCGCTTCCGCACATTCAGGCAGGCAAACTCAAGCCCATCGTAGCCATGTCTTCCATACGCATACCGACTGTGCCAGATGTCGCAACTTTGGAAGAAGCTGGCGCGCCGCAATTGGCGGGACTGGAACTAGGGAACTGGGCCGGCCTGTTGGTGCCGGCTTCCACGCCTCCTTATGTCATTGCGAAACTGAACCGCACCATCAACGCGGCGCTAACGGACTCGGGGCTGCATGATGCAATGGCGCGGTTGTCCTTTAGCACGCCGCAGCAGCCAAACACGCCGATGGCGTTCAAGGCGCTGATCGTCGAAGAGACCGACCGATGGAACGGAATCTTGCGGATGCGCAATATCAAGCCGCTACACTGA
- a CDS encoding nucleoid-associated protein: MRVVQSVIHGFEKEQHMPVGQVVKREEVLDPALDPVGTLVSGIAKLMGQKTISQNWGRFNTVNRGGIFPISFADNVSQLSQAPSFLALTHVAMDELIGQANERGFSTGGLILFAVYEGDDMMLRLLIAMIKQRAGITLDENYIPIGVTEVDMTKLHQAAQINISQYIDVIAKQSIQEQIGDGEEDDEDANYLSFLSTRDNNAAGYFIDALGCEVGISSAKATTRIFRAVEKFFDSNKSLKQYRRAAKEKLTDYLKEQLEKSEPASITDVCHALTSLVSANDAPHMDSLAEFLNGEKYKIPAEFHIHPTTLGRHYRVSLEPDGISLKFDRSLLGIEDNATIVYKKALKSLTINNLSESIIQKLDKEISQN; the protein is encoded by the coding sequence ATGCGTGTGGTCCAAAGCGTCATCCACGGCTTTGAGAAAGAACAGCACATGCCCGTAGGGCAAGTCGTAAAGCGAGAGGAGGTATTAGACCCCGCGTTGGACCCAGTGGGCACCCTTGTCTCGGGAATCGCGAAGCTAATGGGGCAAAAGACCATTAGTCAAAACTGGGGGCGCTTCAATACGGTAAATCGCGGGGGAATTTTCCCGATCTCATTTGCCGACAATGTAAGCCAACTGTCTCAAGCGCCCTCCTTTCTGGCATTAACCCATGTTGCCATGGACGAATTGATAGGCCAGGCAAATGAGCGAGGGTTCTCTACAGGGGGATTAATTCTATTTGCTGTATACGAAGGCGATGACATGATGCTCCGCCTTCTTATCGCTATGATAAAGCAGCGAGCGGGCATTACCCTAGACGAAAACTACATTCCGATTGGGGTAACTGAGGTGGATATGACAAAACTTCACCAGGCAGCCCAAATAAATATCTCGCAGTACATCGACGTTATAGCCAAACAAAGCATTCAAGAGCAAATCGGCGATGGCGAGGAAGATGACGAAGATGCAAACTACCTATCATTCCTATCCACACGCGACAACAACGCAGCAGGCTACTTTATAGACGCCCTGGGCTGTGAGGTCGGGATTTCGTCAGCAAAGGCCACCACACGGATCTTCCGTGCCGTGGAGAAGTTTTTCGATTCGAATAAATCTTTGAAACAATATCGTCGGGCGGCCAAAGAAAAATTAACTGACTACCTTAAAGAACAATTAGAAAAATCAGAGCCGGCCTCGATTACTGACGTTTGCCATGCATTGACCAGCCTGGTAAGTGCAAACGACGCACCACACATGGACTCGCTTGCAGAATTTTTAAACGGCGAAAAATACAAAATCCCCGCCGAATTCCACATCCATCCGACAACACTTGGGCGACACTATCGCGTAAGCCTTGAGCCAGATGGCATATCGTTGAAGTTTGACCGCAGCCTACTGGGCATTGAAGATAACGCCACCATCGTTTACAAAAAAGCTCTAAAATCTTTAACCATCAACAATCTTTCCGAATCTATAATACAGAAATTAGATAAAGAAATTTCGCAAAACTAA